The following coding sequences are from one Streptomyces sp. NBC_01294 window:
- a CDS encoding tetratricopeptide repeat protein: MRQELLSLPKGLAEEVSKNLVMVARLIDDEPEQAYAYSRIALRLASRVAAVREAAGFAAYATQKYSEALAEFRAAKRMTGSVELWPVMADCERGLGRPERALAMAGEPEVQKLDKAGQVEMRLVAAGARRDQGQLEAAIVTLQSPELASSSVQPWTARLRYAYADALLAAGREDEAREWFGKTLEADKDGATDASDRLAELDGVEFVDAAVDLSDIDVDEDEDEDDEEEGEDAAEIAAAERATDVAEYYDEDDEEYEPLEQSEADSEADSDADVEDDEPDTGRDKA, from the coding sequence GTGCGCCAGGAGCTGCTGAGCCTGCCCAAGGGTCTGGCCGAAGAAGTCTCCAAGAACCTGGTCATGGTCGCGCGTCTGATCGACGACGAGCCCGAGCAGGCGTACGCGTACTCGCGCATCGCCCTGCGGCTGGCCTCCCGCGTCGCCGCCGTCCGCGAGGCCGCCGGCTTCGCCGCGTACGCCACGCAGAAGTACAGCGAGGCCCTCGCGGAGTTCCGTGCCGCCAAGCGCATGACCGGCTCCGTCGAGCTGTGGCCCGTCATGGCCGACTGCGAGCGCGGCCTCGGCCGCCCGGAGCGGGCGCTGGCCATGGCCGGCGAGCCCGAGGTGCAGAAGCTGGACAAGGCCGGCCAGGTCGAGATGCGTCTCGTCGCGGCCGGTGCCCGGCGGGACCAGGGCCAGCTCGAAGCGGCCATCGTGACCCTGCAGAGCCCGGAGCTGGCCTCCAGCTCCGTCCAGCCCTGGACCGCGCGCCTGCGGTACGCCTACGCCGACGCCCTGCTGGCGGCCGGTCGTGAGGACGAGGCGCGCGAGTGGTTCGGCAAGACCCTCGAAGCGGACAAGGACGGGGCCACCGACGCCTCCGACCGCCTCGCCGAGCTCGACGGTGTCGAGTTCGTCGACGCCGCGGTCGACCTGTCCGACATCGACGTCGACGAGGACGAGGACGAGGACGACGAGGAGGAGGGTGAGGACGCGGCGGAGATCGCCGCGGCCGAGCGCGCCACCGACGTCGCCGAGTACTACGACGAGGACGACGAGGAGTACGAGCCGCTGGAGCAGTCCGAGGCCGACTCCGAGGCCGACTCCGACGCCGACGTCGAGGACGACGAGCCGGACACGGGCCGCGACAAGGCCTGA
- a CDS encoding DUF1015 domain-containing protein, which produces MTTSGTADDGLRLIPFHGLRYVPERVGSLAAVTSPPYDVVVRPDGVDHLESADPHNIVRLILPQAGTPDARNEQAARTLNDWLAEGILSADPEPALYVYEQRKAGLLQRGIIGALALSAADAGVVLPHEDVMPDVVTDRAGLMRATSANLEPLLLTYRGDDPGAGAAAVVERTSRRAPLLSTTTEDGFQHRLWAITNPDELAAVTADLSHHQALIADGHHRWATYLRLQGEHASPTAWDFGLVLLVDTARYPLQVRAIHRMLRRLPVADALAALDGHFRVRPVDGPLPLALESLADSAERGNAFLLTGDGTFHLVTDPDLALLDRTVRHDRPEAWRRLDATVLHETLLDALWHVPDTPDQITYIHDAASTVAMAERHGGTAVLLHPVREEVVRDLARQGVTMPRKSTSFGPKPATGLVLRGLD; this is translated from the coding sequence ATGACCACATCTGGTACCGCGGACGACGGGCTGCGCCTGATCCCGTTCCATGGCCTGCGCTACGTCCCGGAACGTGTCGGCAGCCTCGCCGCCGTCACCTCGCCGCCGTACGACGTGGTCGTGCGCCCCGACGGAGTCGACCACCTCGAATCCGCCGACCCGCACAACATCGTCCGCCTGATCCTCCCCCAGGCGGGTACCCCGGACGCGCGCAACGAACAGGCCGCGCGCACCCTGAACGACTGGCTCGCCGAAGGCATCCTCAGCGCCGACCCCGAGCCCGCGCTCTACGTCTACGAGCAGCGCAAGGCCGGTCTGCTGCAGCGCGGCATCATCGGCGCACTCGCCCTGTCCGCCGCCGACGCCGGCGTCGTCCTGCCCCACGAGGACGTCATGCCGGACGTGGTCACCGACCGGGCCGGCCTGATGCGGGCCACCTCCGCGAACCTCGAACCCCTCCTCCTCACCTACCGGGGCGACGACCCGGGCGCGGGGGCGGCGGCGGTCGTCGAGCGGACCTCCCGGCGCGCGCCCCTGCTGTCGACCACCACCGAGGACGGCTTCCAGCACCGCCTCTGGGCCATCACGAACCCGGACGAGCTCGCCGCGGTCACGGCCGATCTCAGCCACCACCAGGCCCTCATCGCGGACGGCCACCACCGCTGGGCGACCTACCTGCGCCTCCAGGGGGAGCACGCCTCCCCCACCGCCTGGGACTTCGGCCTGGTCCTCCTCGTGGACACCGCCCGCTACCCGCTCCAGGTCCGCGCCATCCACCGGATGCTGCGCCGCCTCCCGGTCGCCGACGCCCTCGCCGCCCTCGACGGCCACTTCCGGGTCCGCCCGGTCGACGGGCCGCTCCCGCTGGCCCTGGAGTCCCTCGCGGACTCCGCGGAACGGGGCAACGCCTTCCTCCTCACCGGCGACGGCACCTTCCACCTGGTCACCGATCCCGACCTGGCCCTCCTCGACCGCACGGTCCGGCACGACCGCCCCGAGGCCTGGCGCCGGCTGGACGCCACCGTCCTGCACGAGACGCTGCTCGACGCCCTCTGGCACGTCCCGGACACCCCGGACCAGATCACGTACATCCACGACGCCGCGTCCACCGTGGCGATGGCCGAACGCCACGGGGGGACCGCGGTCCTGCTGCATCCCGTACGGGAGGAAGTCGTACGGGACCTGGCCCGCCAGGGCGTGACCATGCCCCGCAAGTCCACCTCCTTCGGCCCGAAGCCGGCCACCGGCCTGGTCCTGCGGGGCCTGGACTGA
- a CDS encoding HAD-IIA family hydrolase, which yields MTRQIRTSPAACEQSLHQAYDTALLDLDGVVYAGGEAIAHAVESLASARADGMHLAYVTNNALRTPDAVAEHLGELGIPTEADEVITSAQAVARLIAEQVEPGSKVLVIGGEGLRVALRERGLVPVESAEEEGLAAVVQGYGGPDLAWGRFAEASYAINRGVPWFASNTDLTIPGARGIAPGNGAAVEVVRIATGAEPQVAGKPLPPMHRETVLRTGAERPLVVGDRLDTDIEGAFNGEVDSLLVLTGVTDAEQLLRAEPRHRPTYVDRDLRGLLAGQPEVEPVEDGFRCGGWTAVALNSGVLELRAAGEASEAGEAGGEDRDGGADVDPIDGLRALCAAAWTAAGDGVCTLYAAKALARLGL from the coding sequence ATGACCCGGCAGATCAGGACCAGTCCCGCGGCGTGTGAGCAGAGTCTGCACCAGGCGTACGACACCGCTCTGCTGGACCTGGACGGAGTGGTGTACGCGGGCGGAGAGGCCATCGCGCACGCGGTGGAGTCCCTCGCCTCGGCCCGGGCCGACGGGATGCACCTCGCCTACGTCACGAACAACGCGCTCCGCACCCCGGACGCTGTCGCGGAGCACCTGGGCGAGCTCGGCATCCCCACGGAGGCGGATGAGGTGATCACCTCGGCGCAGGCGGTGGCCCGGCTGATCGCGGAGCAGGTGGAGCCGGGGTCCAAGGTGCTGGTGATCGGCGGGGAGGGGCTGCGGGTCGCGCTGCGCGAGCGGGGCCTCGTACCGGTGGAGTCGGCCGAGGAGGAGGGTCTCGCGGCGGTCGTCCAGGGGTACGGGGGGCCCGATCTGGCGTGGGGGCGGTTCGCGGAGGCCTCGTACGCGATCAACCGCGGGGTGCCGTGGTTCGCGTCGAACACCGACCTGACGATCCCGGGGGCGCGGGGGATCGCGCCGGGCAACGGGGCCGCGGTGGAGGTCGTACGGATCGCCACGGGCGCGGAGCCGCAGGTGGCGGGCAAGCCGCTGCCCCCGATGCACCGGGAGACCGTGCTGCGGACCGGGGCGGAGCGGCCGCTCGTGGTCGGGGACCGGCTGGACACCGACATCGAGGGCGCCTTCAACGGGGAGGTGGACTCGCTGCTGGTGCTGACCGGGGTGACGGACGCGGAGCAGCTGCTGCGGGCCGAGCCGCGGCACCGGCCGACGTACGTGGACCGGGACCTGCGCGGGCTGCTGGCCGGGCAGCCGGAGGTGGAGCCGGTCGAGGACGGGTTCCGCTGCGGCGGTTGGACGGCGGTCGCGCTGAACAGCGGCGTGCTCGAACTGCGCGCGGCGGGTGAGGCAAGCGAGGCGGGCGAGGCGGGTGGGGAAGACCGGGACGGCGGGGCGGACGTCGATCCGATCGACGGGCTGCGCGCCCTGTGCGCGGCGGCCTGGACGGCGGCCGGGGACGGCGTCTGCACGCTATACGCGGCGAAGGCGCTGGCCAGGCTGGGTCTTTAG
- a CDS encoding FecCD family ABC transporter permease, translating into MLVESPPEPERSAAPEQGADAAVARPRHAVRAAGLLAALAVLAVIAVVSIAVGAKQMPLDEVWHGLFAYAGTPSDVVVRDLRVPRTLLGLMVGLGLGLSGAVMQALTRNPLAEPGILGVNAGAAAAVVSAISFFGASSLSEFVWWAFLGAAVVSVVVYVLGGSRSATPVRLALAGTAASAALVGYINAVQLMDSKALDKLRFWTVGSLASANMDTVRQVAPFLLVGAVLALMLGRPLNAMAMGDDTARALGAHLTRTRIGAMIAVTLLCGAATAACGPIVFIGLMIPHLVRAFTGPDMRWVLAYSAVLSPVLLLGADVVGRVVTRPAELQVGVVTALIGGPVFIYLVRRKRMAQL; encoded by the coding sequence GTGTTGGTCGAGAGTCCTCCTGAACCCGAACGGAGCGCGGCGCCCGAACAGGGCGCCGACGCCGCCGTAGCCCGCCCGCGCCATGCCGTGCGCGCCGCCGGTCTGCTCGCCGCCCTAGCGGTGCTGGCAGTGATCGCGGTCGTGAGCATCGCCGTGGGCGCCAAGCAGATGCCCCTGGACGAGGTCTGGCACGGCCTGTTCGCGTATGCGGGAACGCCCTCCGACGTGGTGGTGCGGGACCTGCGGGTCCCGCGCACGCTCCTCGGCCTGATGGTCGGGCTCGGACTCGGCCTGTCCGGCGCCGTGATGCAGGCGCTGACCCGCAATCCGCTGGCCGAGCCCGGCATCCTCGGCGTCAACGCCGGCGCCGCGGCCGCCGTGGTCTCCGCGATCAGCTTCTTCGGCGCGAGTTCGCTGAGCGAGTTCGTGTGGTGGGCCTTCCTCGGCGCCGCCGTCGTCTCGGTCGTCGTCTACGTGCTCGGCGGCAGCCGCAGCGCGACGCCGGTGCGCCTCGCGCTCGCCGGTACGGCGGCCAGCGCGGCCCTCGTCGGCTACATCAACGCCGTGCAGCTCATGGACAGCAAGGCGCTGGACAAGCTGCGCTTCTGGACGGTGGGCTCGCTGGCCTCGGCCAACATGGACACCGTCCGCCAGGTGGCCCCCTTCCTGCTCGTCGGCGCGGTGCTCGCGCTGATGCTGGGCCGGCCGCTCAACGCGATGGCGATGGGCGACGACACGGCGCGGGCGCTCGGCGCCCACCTGACGCGGACTCGGATCGGCGCGATGATCGCCGTCACCCTGCTGTGCGGTGCCGCGACCGCCGCGTGCGGCCCCATCGTCTTCATCGGGCTGATGATCCCGCACCTCGTCCGGGCGTTCACCGGGCCCGACATGCGCTGGGTGCTCGCGTACTCGGCCGTCCTGTCGCCCGTCCTGCTGCTCGGCGCCGACGTCGTCGGACGGGTCGTCACCCGGCCCGCCGAACTGCAGGTCGGCGTCGTCACCGCGCTCATCGGCGGCCCCGTCTTCATCTACCTGGTTCGGCGCAAGAGGATGGCCCAGCTGTGA